The Eubacteriaceae bacterium Marseille-Q4139 genome has a window encoding:
- a CDS encoding LysR family transcriptional regulator, with protein MEQHLSQYRIFYEVARCGNISRAAKELYISQPAISKAISKLEESLDTRLFLRNSRGVQLTKEGEVLFQHVSTAFESLDRGEKELKRIHDFHIGHLCIGVSSTLCKYVLLPYLKGFIGKYPHVNISMETLSTAQTLDRIENRRIDVGLVAEPKNRRGISFYPVMEIHDGFVCTPAYMENLLLREGRDADIFQTGNIMLLDRGNMTRNHIDAYLADNQIAANQLLEVTSMDLLIEFSRIGLGIGCVIMEFVQDDLESGALIEVPLPAPVPRRVIGFACSAQDSSDTLKEFLAFSREKTAGARL; from the coding sequence ATGGAACAGCACTTATCCCAGTACCGGATTTTCTACGAGGTGGCCCGCTGCGGCAACATTTCCCGCGCCGCCAAGGAGCTTTACATCAGCCAGCCGGCCATCAGTAAGGCCATCAGCAAACTGGAGGAAAGCCTGGACACCCGCCTTTTTCTGCGGAATTCCCGCGGCGTCCAGCTCACAAAGGAGGGCGAAGTCCTCTTCCAGCATGTGAGCACGGCCTTTGAATCCTTAGACCGCGGCGAAAAAGAACTGAAGCGGATCCATGATTTCCACATCGGCCATCTCTGCATCGGCGTCAGCAGCACCTTGTGCAAATACGTCCTTCTTCCTTATCTAAAGGGGTTCATCGGGAAGTATCCCCATGTGAACATTTCCATGGAGACCTTGTCCACGGCCCAGACCCTCGACCGGATCGAAAACCGGCGCATCGACGTTGGCCTGGTGGCGGAGCCGAAGAACCGGCGCGGCATTTCTTTTTACCCGGTCATGGAAATCCACGACGGCTTTGTCTGTACGCCGGCTTATATGGAAAACCTGCTTTTAAGGGAGGGCCGGGACGCCGATATCTTCCAGACCGGCAACATCATGCTTTTGGACCGCGGCAACATGACGAGGAACCACATCGACGCCTATCTGGCCGACAACCAGATTGCGGCAAACCAGCTTCTTGAAGTCACCAGCATGGATCTTCTGATTGAATTTTCCAGGATCGGCCTGGGAATCGGCTGCGTCATCATGGAATTTGTGCAGGACGATTTGGAATCCGGCGCGCTGATTGAAGTGCCCCTTCCTGCCCCCGTCCCCAGGCGTGTCATCGGCTTTGCCTGTTCCGCCCAGGATTCCTCCGATACCCTAAAGGAATTCCTTGCCTTTTCCCGCGAAAAAACGGCGGGTGCCCGGCTTTAA
- a CDS encoding MATE family efflux transporter, producing the protein MTTENKMGVMPVNRLLVSMSVPMMLSMLVQALYNVVDSMFVAQISENALTAVSLAFPAQNLMIAVATGTGVGVNALLSRCLGEKNFDHVNKTANHALFLAICNFIVFAVLGLFFSRTFFLLQTDIPDIVEHGTSYLMICTVFSFGLFGEITCEKLLQSTGKTFYSMLTQGLGAILNIIFDPILIFGLFGFPKMGVAGAAAATVFGQIMAFFLGIYFNHAKNHEIKISFRGFRPRGFVIKNIYAVGVPSIIMASIGSVMTFGMNKILIAFTSTASAVFGVYFKLQSFIFMPVFGLNNGMVPIVAYNYGAAKPDRIIKTIKLSVIYAVSIMLIGFAVFQLFPDRLLAIFNASDNMLEIGIPALRTISFSFLLAGFCIVCSSVFQALAHGMLSLWISVLRQLVVLLPVAFILSRVGGLSVIWFAFPIAEVCSVVISSLFLRYVYKKEILPLKDRVQGQK; encoded by the coding sequence ATGACAACTGAAAACAAAATGGGCGTCATGCCGGTCAACCGGCTTCTTGTTTCCATGTCTGTGCCCATGATGCTTTCCATGCTGGTGCAGGCGCTCTACAACGTGGTGGACAGCATGTTTGTGGCCCAGATCAGTGAAAATGCGCTGACGGCCGTTTCCCTGGCCTTCCCGGCCCAGAACCTGATGATCGCCGTGGCCACCGGTACCGGTGTCGGCGTCAATGCCCTGCTCTCCAGATGCCTGGGCGAGAAAAATTTCGACCACGTCAACAAGACGGCCAACCACGCCCTGTTCCTGGCAATCTGCAACTTTATCGTTTTTGCCGTTCTGGGGCTTTTCTTCTCCAGGACATTTTTCCTTCTCCAGACGGATATTCCGGACATCGTAGAACACGGGACGTCTTATCTCATGATCTGTACGGTATTCTCCTTCGGCCTGTTTGGAGAAATCACATGTGAAAAGCTGCTTCAGTCCACGGGAAAGACCTTTTATTCCATGCTGACCCAGGGGCTCGGCGCCATTTTGAACATTATTTTTGACCCGATCCTGATTTTCGGCCTGTTCGGTTTCCCGAAAATGGGCGTAGCCGGCGCTGCGGCCGCCACGGTCTTCGGTCAGATCATGGCCTTTTTCCTGGGGATCTATTTTAACCACGCAAAGAACCATGAGATCAAGATCTCTTTCCGCGGCTTCAGGCCCCGGGGATTTGTCATCAAAAACATTTACGCCGTCGGCGTTCCGTCCATTATCATGGCCTCCATCGGAAGCGTCATGACCTTCGGAATGAATAAGATCCTGATCGCCTTTACGTCCACGGCATCGGCAGTATTCGGCGTTTACTTTAAGCTTCAGAGCTTCATCTTCATGCCGGTTTTCGGCCTCAACAACGGCATGGTGCCGATTGTGGCATACAACTACGGCGCCGCCAAGCCGGATCGCATTATTAAGACAATCAAGCTCAGCGTGATCTACGCCGTTTCCATCATGTTAATCGGCTTTGCCGTGTTCCAGCTTTTCCCGGACAGGCTGCTGGCGATTTTCAACGCCTCCGACAACATGCTGGAAATCGGAATCCCGGCTCTCAGAACCATCAGCTTCAGCTTCCTTCTGGCCGGCTTCTGCATCGTCTGCTCTTCCGTCTTCCAGGCCCTTGCCCACGGCATGCTAAGCCTCTGGATTTCCGTTCTGAGACAGCTTGTGGTGCTGCTTCCCGTGGCATTCATCCTTTCCAGGGTGGGCGGACTTTCGGTCATCTGGTTCGCGTTCCCGATTGCTGAGGTCTGCTCCGTTGTTATTTCATCACTGTTTCTGCGGTACGTCTATAAAAAAGAGATTCTGCCTCTGAAAGACCGCGTTCAGGGACAAAAATAA
- a CDS encoding DUF3841 domain-containing protein, which translates to MGIGCDGVKLYSLQTQTVLDVLFEDGVCFSKEEYVKKKYGESAKIFLTAYRWFVGRAGEYMKKPEGAEFPYWAFRDLYSLEASPDNPPLALLVPKDEAVFFDMYDWNKIMQLRYMGEDEKDEKEFRKELSMCGLDETKIMLTDFYPDWKEKIYKSWDRLFRHHEAIKKGDLTGIGSVQAGLWQIKKEWILNEGGEPAD; encoded by the coding sequence ATGGGTATTGGATGTGATGGAGTAAAGCTCTATTCCCTCCAGACGCAGACGGTTCTGGATGTGCTTTTTGAGGACGGCGTCTGTTTCTCGAAGGAAGAATATGTGAAGAAAAAATACGGTGAGAGCGCAAAAATCTTCCTGACGGCCTACCGCTGGTTCGTCGGCCGCGCCGGGGAGTATATGAAAAAGCCGGAGGGGGCCGAGTTCCCCTACTGGGCATTCCGGGATCTTTACAGCCTGGAGGCCTCGCCGGACAATCCGCCGCTTGCGCTCCTTGTGCCGAAGGACGAGGCCGTGTTCTTTGACATGTACGACTGGAACAAAATCATGCAGCTTCGCTACATGGGCGAGGATGAAAAGGACGAGAAAGAATTCCGAAAGGAGCTTTCCATGTGCGGCCTGGACGAGACGAAAATCATGCTGACGGACTTTTATCCCGACTGGAAAGAAAAGATTTATAAAAGCTGGGACCGTCTGTTCCGGCATCATGAAGCCATAAAAAAAGGAGACCTGACCGGTATCGGAAGCGTACAGGCAGGCCTCTGGCAAATCAAAAAAGAATGGATTTTAAACGAAGGCGGGGAACCGGCCGATTAA
- the nudC gene encoding NAD(+) diphosphatase produces the protein MIQDIAPHQYDLSYGHPVPQDQDYVLYIKSNQTLLRKKGEENHEIPRFSDFPEEMEALKKQAYYLFSIDGLRYFYVSSLLEKKAGEEYELCPTSAFRKMKPMHQAFAGITATQIHRWKESRKFCGRCGHETKDSETERAVVCPFCGQIEYPKISPAVIVAITDGDRILMSRYRVNNNPYRGYALIAGFVEIGETFEDTVRREVMEEVGLKVKNIRYYKSQPWAFSDTEMIGFFAELDGDDSIKLQEDELSEAGWFTREEVPDETMMVSIGSELKMIFKYGSLEEFYKKTGMTP, from the coding sequence ATGATTCAGGACATCGCACCGCACCAGTATGACCTGTCCTACGGACATCCGGTTCCGCAGGATCAGGACTACGTGCTGTACATAAAGAGCAATCAGACACTTTTGAGAAAAAAGGGAGAGGAAAACCACGAAATCCCCAGGTTTTCGGATTTCCCGGAGGAGATGGAGGCCTTAAAAAAGCAGGCATACTACCTGTTTTCCATTGACGGGCTCCGGTATTTTTATGTCTCCTCCCTGCTGGAGAAAAAAGCGGGGGAGGAGTATGAGCTCTGCCCAACCTCGGCCTTCCGGAAGATGAAGCCCATGCACCAGGCCTTTGCAGGGATCACGGCGACGCAGATCCACCGCTGGAAGGAAAGCCGAAAATTCTGCGGCCGCTGCGGCCATGAGACGAAGGACAGCGAGACGGAGCGCGCCGTCGTCTGCCCGTTCTGCGGCCAGATCGAGTACCCGAAAATTTCCCCGGCCGTCATCGTCGCCATCACCGACGGCGACAGGATTTTAATGTCCAGATACCGGGTGAACAATAACCCCTACCGCGGCTATGCGCTGATTGCCGGCTTCGTGGAAATCGGGGAGACCTTTGAAGACACTGTGAGGCGGGAAGTCATGGAAGAAGTGGGCTTAAAGGTTAAAAACATCCGCTACTATAAGAGCCAACCCTGGGCCTTTTCCGACACGGAGATGATTGGCTTCTTCGCCGAGCTGGACGGGGACGACTCCATAAAGCTCCAGGAGGACGAGCTTTCCGAGGCCGGCTGGTTTACGAGGGAGGAAGTGCCCGACGAGACCATGATGGTGAGCATCGGAAGCGAGCTTAAAATGATCTTTAAATACGGGAGCCTGGAGGAGTTTTATAAAAAGACGGGCATGACGCCATAG
- the leuC gene encoding 3-isopropylmalate dehydratase large subunit: MGMTMTQKILAAHAGLETVEAGQLIEANLDMVLGNDITSPVAINEMKKMKNQTVFDKEKIALVMDHFIPNKDIKSAENCKCCRDFARENEIVNYFDVGAMGIEHALLPEKGLVTAGDAVIGADSHTCTYGALGAFSTGVGSTDMAAAMVTGKAWFKVPSAIKFELVGKPAKWVSGKDVILHIIGMIGVDGALYKSMEFTGEGVKNLTMDDRFTICNMAIEAGGKNGIFPVDEKAVEYIKEHGNKPYTVYEADEDAEYDAVYTIDLSALKPTVAFPHLPENTKEIGTFGDVAIDQAVIGSCTNGRIQDIRQAAEIMKGRKVAKNVRCIVIPATQEIYLQAMKEGLLEIFIEAGAVVSTPTCGPCLGGYMGILAAGERCISTTNRNFVGRMGHVDSEVYLASPAVAAASAVTGKISCPCELGL, translated from the coding sequence ATGGGAATGACGATGACACAGAAAATCCTGGCAGCCCATGCAGGGCTTGAGACGGTGGAAGCCGGCCAGTTAATCGAAGCAAATCTCGACATGGTTCTGGGAAACGACATCACGTCCCCGGTCGCCATCAACGAGATGAAGAAAATGAAAAACCAGACCGTGTTCGACAAGGAGAAAATCGCCCTTGTCATGGATCACTTTATCCCGAACAAGGACATCAAATCGGCGGAAAACTGCAAATGCTGCCGTGATTTTGCGAGAGAAAACGAGATTGTAAACTATTTTGACGTGGGTGCCATGGGCATCGAGCATGCGCTTCTGCCGGAAAAAGGCCTTGTGACGGCCGGAGACGCCGTCATTGGCGCAGACTCCCATACGTGTACCTACGGGGCACTGGGCGCCTTCTCCACCGGCGTCGGAAGCACCGACATGGCAGCGGCCATGGTGACGGGCAAAGCCTGGTTCAAGGTGCCGTCCGCCATCAAATTTGAGTTAGTCGGAAAGCCGGCAAAATGGGTCAGCGGAAAAGACGTGATCCTTCACATCATCGGCATGATCGGCGTGGACGGGGCTCTCTATAAATCCATGGAATTCACCGGCGAGGGCGTGAAAAACCTCACCATGGACGACCGCTTTACGATCTGCAACATGGCCATCGAGGCCGGCGGGAAGAACGGAATCTTCCCGGTAGACGAAAAGGCCGTAGAGTACATAAAAGAGCACGGAAATAAGCCGTACACCGTCTATGAGGCAGACGAAGACGCCGAGTATGACGCCGTCTACACCATTGACCTTTCGGCCTTAAAGCCGACGGTGGCTTTCCCGCACCTGCCGGAAAACACGAAGGAAATCGGAACCTTTGGCGACGTTGCCATCGACCAGGCCGTCATCGGCTCCTGCACCAACGGAAGAATTCAGGACATCCGTCAGGCTGCCGAGATCATGAAGGGCAGAAAAGTGGCGAAAAACGTTCGCTGCATCGTAATCCCGGCGACCCAGGAAATCTATCTCCAGGCCATGAAGGAAGGGCTTTTAGAGATCTTCATCGAAGCCGGCGCCGTGGTTTCCACGCCTACCTGCGGGCCGTGTCTCGGCGGCTATATGGGCATCCTGGCGGCAGGGGAGCGGTGCATCTCCACCACCAACCGCAACTTTGTGGGCCGCATGGGCCATGTGGATTCTGAGGTTTATCTGGCGAGCCCGGCCGTGGCGGCAGCCAGCGCAGTGACAGGGAAGATTTCATGCCCCTGTGAGCTTGGGTTATAG
- a CDS encoding DUF3841 domain-containing protein, translating into MGKRIMWTKQHKNVWKLLRQDGRYTAKKEYILKDLGDEAYLVLEAYDWLVDHMPGSGNRPADAEYPVWLSYSGETVRMTDPETVILKLSVDEALITPVNVIKWGKIMDYSYIPANEADAERHRTLLADYRVSDVKAYMSQFYPQIKREIIASWDRLFDDTILLGNDLKYGLIWELREEWVLDVME; encoded by the coding sequence ATGGGTAAACGGATCATGTGGACGAAGCAGCATAAAAACGTCTGGAAGCTTCTGCGTCAGGACGGAAGGTACACGGCGAAAAAGGAATACATATTAAAGGATCTGGGGGATGAGGCGTATCTTGTTTTAGAGGCCTACGACTGGCTCGTGGATCATATGCCGGGTTCCGGAAACCGGCCGGCTGACGCGGAATACCCGGTCTGGCTTTCCTATTCCGGAGAAACGGTACGCATGACGGACCCGGAGACGGTCATTTTAAAGCTGTCGGTGGATGAGGCACTTATTACGCCGGTCAACGTCATCAAATGGGGAAAAATCATGGATTATTCCTACATTCCTGCAAATGAGGCTGACGCCGAACGCCACAGGACACTGCTTGCCGACTACCGTGTCAGTGATGTGAAGGCCTACATGTCCCAGTTTTATCCCCAGATCAAGCGGGAGATTATCGCAAGCTGGGACAGGCTGTTCGACGATACGATTCTCCTTGGAAACGATTTGAAATACGGGCTCATATGGGAGTTGAGAGAAGAATGGGTATTGGATGTGATGGAGTAA
- the leuD gene encoding 3-isopropylmalate dehydratase small subunit, translating into MQVNGRVFKYGDNVDTDVIIPARYLNATQGEELAKHCMEDIDKEFIHKVKQGDIIVGQKNFGCGSSREHAPLAIKCAGVSCVIAETFARIFYRNAINIGLPIIECPEASKAIQNGDEVEIDFDSGMIHNKTRNESYKGQAFPPFMQKIIAAGGLVNYINEGNA; encoded by the coding sequence ATGCAGGTAAACGGAAGAGTATTCAAATACGGAGACAATGTGGACACGGATGTCATCATCCCGGCCCGCTATTTAAACGCGACCCAGGGCGAAGAGCTGGCAAAGCACTGTATGGAGGACATCGACAAGGAATTCATCCATAAGGTAAAGCAGGGCGACATCATCGTCGGCCAGAAAAACTTCGGCTGCGGTTCTTCGAGAGAGCATGCGCCTCTCGCCATCAAATGCGCCGGCGTAAGCTGTGTGATCGCGGAGACCTTCGCCCGCATCTTTTACCGGAACGCCATCAACATCGGCCTTCCGATCATCGAATGCCCCGAGGCCTCCAAAGCCATCCAGAACGGCGACGAGGTGGAGATCGACTTCGACAGCGGCATGATCCATAATAAGACGAGAAACGAGTCCTACAAAGGGCAGGCATTCCCGCCGTTCATGCAGAAAATCATCGCAGCAGGCGGGCTTGTGAACTACATCAACGAAGGAAACGCATAA